The following is a genomic window from Geoalkalibacter halelectricus.
TCGTGCTTTTCGGCATCCATCACCACCACCTCGCTACCGGCCGTGCGCCACATGCGCTCGACCATTTCCAGGGCATCGGACTCCGTGTTTTGGGTCGGGGTGAGAATGCAGCGGCGATGGTGGTAGAGGGTGGCAAAGGCCGCCTCGGCCCCGCTCTTCTCGGTCCCGGCGATGGGATGCCCGGGAACGAATGACACCCCGGGGCGCAGCAGGGGTTCGATGGCGGCGATGACCTGGGCCTTGACGCTGCCGCCATCGGTGATGACGGCTCCCCTTTTGAGATGGGGGATGATCGCCGCCGCCACCTCACCGAGCTTGCACACCGGGGTGGCCAGAAACACGAGATCCGCCTCGCGCGTGCCCGCCACCGCATCCTGGGTGATCCGATCGACGATCCCCAACTCCAGGGCTTTTTCCAGATTGGCCAGGCCGCGACCGATGCCGATCACCTCGCCCACCGCTCCCGCTTCACGCAAAGCCAGAGCCAGGGAGCCGCCGATGAGGCCGACGCCGACTATCGCCAACCGTGGGATATAAAATGTGTCTTTGGTCACGATCAACCTCAGGGACGCGCCTTGGGATAGGACCCGAGCACTTTGAGAAATTGACAATAGCTTTGCAACTCGGCAATCGCCTCGGCCACTGCCGGATCGGCGACATGGCCTTCCAGATCCAGGAAGAAGATGTATTCCCAGGCCTTGGATTTCAACGGACGGCTTTCGATCTTGCTCAGGTTGATCTGGCGCTTGCTGAATGGTTCGAGCATGCGGTAGAGAATGCCGGGCTCGTCCTTGACGCTGAACATGATGGAGGTTTTGTCCTTGCCGCTGCGCTCCGGTGTAGTGCGCCCCACCACCAGGAATCGGGTGAAATTGTTGGGATTGTCGGCAATTTTCGCCTTAACCACCTTGAGCCCGTAAAAGGAGGCGGCCATCTCGCTGGCAATGGCCGCGGCACTTTCGTCCTCGGTGGCCATTTGTGCCGCCAGAGCGGTGCTGGCCACATCCACCAGGGGCACCTCGGGCAGGTTTTCCTCCAGCCAGCGCCGGCACTGCGCCAGGGCCTGGGGATGGGATACCACTTTGCGCACCTCCTCCAGGCGGCCGCTGCGCGAGAGCAGGTCGTGGGAAATTTCCAGCAGGATCTCGGCAATCACCTTGAGATCCGAACCCATGAACATATCCAGGGTATGCGAGACTATGCCCTCGTTGGAATTCTCGACGGGCACCACGCCGTAATGGGCACGGCCGCGCTGCACCTCCTCGAACACCGCCGAAATACTCTTCAGGGGCACCAAGCGCGCGGAAAGCCCGAACTGCTGCATGGCGGCGACATGGGTAAAAGTCGCCTGGGGGCCGAGGAAGGCCACCTTCATGGGTTCTTCCAGGGACAGGCAGGCTGAGATGATCTCACGGTAAACGCTGCGAATCGCCTCGGCGGGAAAGGGGCCGGAATTTTTTTCACTCAGGCGCCGATAAATGGCCTGCTCGCGGCTGGGTACGTAAAATTCCTTCTGCTCGCCGGCCTTGGCGTGACCGACCTCGATGACCACCCTGGCCCGCTCGTTGAGCAGCTCCAGAATCCGGTCGTCGATCTCATCGATTTTGCGCCGCAACGGCCCAAGCTTATCCTCTGCCATCTCGCACCTCGTTTACGGTCGGAAAGCAGGCAATTTAGCCCAATCGACGGCAAAATGCAACTTGTGTGGCGACACTTTGCACCCCAGGGCGCAGCCAACCCTTGACCCGCCCACACGCCAAGGCTAAACTGCGCCGATTGCGGGTTGGCTCTTTTTTCGCCGGCCCCATTTTATCTCAAGGAGTTGATTGACATGGCCATTGCCGACAAGGTTCAGGGATGCATCGAGCGTTCTTCGTGGATTCGTAAGATGTTCGAGGAAGGCGCGGCACTGCGGGAGAAGTACGGCGCCGATAATGTGTTTGATTTCACCCTGGGCAACCCCGCGGTGGAGCCCCCCGAGGCGTTTCGCGCCCAGCTGCTGGAACTGGCGCAGCGGCCCCTGATCGGCATGCACCGCTACATGAACAATGCCGGGCATGAGCAGACCCGTGCCGCGGTGGCGGAAATCCTTGCCGAGAAAAGCGGCCTGCCGGTAGCGGCGCGCCACGTCATCATGACCTGCGGCGCGGGCGGCGCCCTCAACGTGATCCTCAAGACCATTCTCAACCCCGGCGAGGAAGTCATCATCCTCACCCCCTATTTCGTCGAGTACAAGTTCTACATCGACAATCACGGCGGGGTGCCAGTGGAAGTGTGGACTAATCGCGATACCTTCCAGCCCGACATCGACGCCATCGCCGCGGCCATCGGCCCCAAGACCCGCGCCCTGATCCTCAATTCGCCCAACAACCCCACGGGCGTCATCTATCCGCGCGAAACCCTGGCCGCCCTGGGGCGCATGCTGGAGGAGAAAGAAAAGGAACTGGGACGGCAGATCTACGTGATTTCCGACGAACCCTACGCGCGCCTGAGCTACGACGACAAGCAGGTGCCCGCCATCTTTGCCTGCATCCGCAATGCGGTGATCGCCACTTCTCATTCCAAGGACCTGGCCCTGCCCGGCGAGCGCATCGGCTATCTGGCCGCCAACCCGCAGATGCGCGAAATCGAGCTGTTCATGGAGGGGGCGGTGTTCTGCAACCGGGTGCTGGGCTTCGTCAACGCGCCGGCGCTCATGCAGCTGCTGGTCGCGGGGCTGCAGCGCGCCAGCGTGGATGTCGCCGAGTACCAGCACAAGCGCGATGTGCTCTACAATCACCTGAGCAAGCTGGGGTTCGAGATGGTCAAGCCCGACGGCGGCTTCTACCTGTTCCCCAAATCGCCCCTGGCCGATGACGTGGAATTCGTCAAGACCGCCCAGCGGCACAACCTGCTGCTGGTGCCGGGGTCGGGCTTCGGCGCGCCGGGCTTTTTCCGCATCGCCTACTGCGTGGATCTGGCCATGATCGAGCGCAGCCTACCGGCCTGGGACAAACTGGCCGCCGAAACCCTGCGCCCCTGAAAAGCCAAGGGCCGGTCTCGCGAGACCGGCCCTTTTACTTATCCATTTTCCCGTAAATCCTTCACCCGCAACTGGACGGAGTCACGCCCCTGCCAGCGATTGATCTGCGGCGTACAGAGCACATCGACCCGCCCCTTGATGCCCTGCCAACGCGCTGCCGCGCCGAAGGCGATACAAGGCAGACTCAAGTCGTCCTGGCGCAACTGGAATTGCAGATGATCGCGACCCACGCAGCGCGGCCGCTCAAAGACCGCCCCGTTCACGCGGAACAGGGGCTCGGGATTGCCAGGGCCGAAGGGAGCGAGGGCGGCCAGTTCGGCTACGTCTGCCTGGGCGAAGGCGGTCAGTTCCACTTCACCGTCGTGCAGCATTTGCGGCAGCAAAGCCTCCTCATCGAGCCACTCGTGCGCCACATTTTCGAACCGCGCGTCAAAACTCTCTACCTGATGCGCGCTAAGAGTCAATCCGGCCGCGTATTCATGTCCGCCGAAGCCTTGCAGCTCCGTGCTGCAACGCTCCAGGGCCTGATACAGATGAAACCCGCGGATTGACCGCGCCGATCCCTTGCCGCGCCCCTGCTCCAGGGCAATCAGAACCGTAGGCCTATGAAAGCGCTCCACCAGCCGGCTGGCGACGATGCCGATGACACCGGGATGCCAGCGCTCATCGGCGAGGACAATGGAATTGCGCTGCGGCTGATCCAGCTTTGCAAGGCGCTCCAGCGCCTGGCTGAAGGTTTCCGCCTCGATGGCCTGGCGCTGTCGATTGCACGCGTCAAGCTGCTCGGCAATAGCGCGTGCCTCCTGAGCGTCCTCGGTCAGCAGCAGCCTGACCGCCGCGGCCGCATCCTCCAGGCGACCGGCGGCATTGAGACGCGGCGCCAACTGAAAGCCCACCGCTCCACAATTGATCTCCCGCACTCCGGCGACCTGGCGTAATGCAGCCAGGCCGGGGCGGCGATCCTGGGCCATGAGATCCAACCCAGCACGGGTCAAAATCCGATTGACGCCGGTCAGGGGCACGATGTCGGCAATGGTCCCCAGGGCAACCAGATCGAGAACCTGCTTGAGGTCGGGCTCGGGTCGGCTGTGAAACCAGCCCTGGGCGCGCAATTCGCGCCGCACCGCCAGGGCCAGAAAAAAAGCCACCCCGACGCCGGCGAGGTGCTTATCGGGAAAAGTGTCGTCGGGCAGATGGGGATTGATCAGTGCCAGAGCCCGCGGCAACTCCTGGGGGGGCTGGTGATGGTCGGTGATGATGAGATCGAGCCCCAGCTCGGCCGCCAGCCGCGCCTCCGCGACGGCGCTGATGCCGCAGTCGACCGAAACCACCAGGTGCTTGCCCCTGGCCTGGGCGGCCCGCAGGGCCTCGGCGGAAAGACCATAGCCGTCGCGCAAACGCAGGGGGATATGAAAATCGACTTGCGCGCCCATGGCCCGCAGACTCTCCACCAACAAGGCTGCGGCGCTGATCCCGTCCACATCGTAATCGCCGTGCACCTCCACGGGATGTTGCTCACGCACGGCGCGCGCCAGGCGCTCGGCGGCCCGATCCATGCTACGGAGCAAGCCCGGATCGGGCAGCGCCGCCAGGCGCGCCTGCAAAAACACCCCCGCCTGCTCGGGATCGACCAGGCCGCGTCCAGCCAGAACCCGCGCGCACAGGGGCGAGAGATTCAAAGCCGCGCCCAGCTGAGTAATCTGGGCCAAGACCTGATGGGCTTGGCGGGGCAGCCAGCGGCGTCGGCTTATGGGCTCCATGCGGGTCCTGCATCCGGAAACGGGTGCTGCGCCAGGGGGAGGTAAAGAATATTTCCCAGATAGGAGAGCCTGCGGCCATCGAAAAATCTCGCCTCGATCCGCTCAGGATCATTCGTCCCCCAGTGATTATCGGCCATCAGCACGTCCTCTGGCACCTCCTCGCCGAGAACCGCAGCATAGTCGCGGCTGTCCAGGATATTGTTGTAGCGGATCACATAGTCGCGGGGGTGAGAAGTGAAAAAGAACGCTCTGCCGTTGTCCACCAGATGGTTGAATTCAATGACGGGCGCGCCGTAATGAAAGCGGATCCCCGCGTCATTGCCGCGGATCAAGTTGTGGGAGATGTGCATATCGCTGGTGTTGAAGCGCAGGGCGACCAGATTATCCTGAAAAATACTCTGCGTGACTCGCACCTGGGAATCGAAGCTATGGATGGCGCTGTCGGCCTGGGTGAAGATGCAGTGGGAAAAAACCGCCTCGGGGCTTTGGCGCAGGTTGACGGCACCCCAGCTACCGGCCCCCGCATCCTCCCGGGCGGCTCGAAAGACGATGGGGGCTTCGGCGGTGCCACGCGCCAGGATGCGCCCGCGCACGATAAGCTCACTGCCGGGAAAAAAGGGATGAATCCTCAGCAAGTCCTCGCCTTCGACCGGCGGCAGAAACACCACCTGCGTGCCGGGGACGATGTGCAAGGTGGCACCCTCCTCGATGGTGACGTCGCCACGCAGGTACACGGTGTTTTCCCAGAAAATCTCGCCGTGGAGGTCTCCGGTGATGGGGCGCGCTGCCAGGGTGCAACCACTCAGCACTACCAGCAGCACGACGCAGGTCAGATAACATCTCATGGTTTACGGCTTTCCAGAATTCTGGCGGTCCCGAATATGCGAAAGGCCGGGAAAAATTCCCGGCCCTCGCTATGCTGGCGGTTTTGCCGGCCGCGCGTCGGCTGATTATTGTCGAAGAGCTTCGATGGCGCGCAGTTCGGCGCGCAGTTGCTCAACACCCTGGCCGCTGGGATGCAGTTCCACATAGCGCGACCAGGCCTGGTGCGCCTTGTCAAGATCCTGCAGATCGTAGCGGTATACCACACCCAGGTTGTAGAGGCTCTGGGGATGGAAGGGGTTCATCTCGTTGGCCTTGCGGAAGTTTTCAATGGCCCGATCATACCAGCCGACGCGCCGGAACATGACGCCCTGATTGGTGATCACGTCGGGATCATTGGGGTCCATTTCCAGGGCCTTGTTGTAGGCCTCGATGGCCTTCATGGGCTGGTTGCTGTCGAAATAGTTATGCCCGAGTTGCACCCAGGCGCTGCGATTGCCGGGCTCCTTGCGCACGATTTCCTCGAGCATCTGGATGTTCTGCTGCAGCATCACGTTGGGAGCCGAGGCGGGCGGCGTGGCGGTGCGGGCGGGCGCGGATTCCTTGCCGCCGGTATTGGCGATGATGACGCCGAGAAGTACGCCGATGACCAAGGCCGCGCCGGCCAGAATCCAGGTTTCTTTTTTCATGATGCAACCTCCTCCGCGACCTCGTCGGTCTGCGGCTCCTTGCGCGGCCGCCAGTTCTCCCAGAAGATGAGAATGGGGCTGGCCACGAAAATCGACGAATAGGTTCCCACGATCACCCCGATGAGCAGGGCGAAGGCGAAATTGTGAATAACCCCGCCGCCGAAGATGAACAGGGCGAGCACCACCATCAAGGTGGTTCCCGAGGTCAACAGGGTTCGCGACAGGGTCTGGTTGATGCTCTTGTTGATCACCGCCGGCAGCCCCTCGCGCGCATTCTTGGCCATGTTCTCGCGGATGCGGTCGTAGACGATGATGGTGTCGTTGAGCGAATAACCGATAATGGCGAGAAATGCGGCCACGATGGGCAGATCGATTTCGCGCCCGAAGAGCGAGAACAACCCGAGAGTGATCAACACGTCATGCATCAGGGCGACGATGGCGCCCAAGGCAAAGCGGAACTCGAAACGCCAGGTGACGTAGATAAGGATCCCGACCATGGCGTAGAAAATCGCCAGCATGCCCTTGGTGCGCAGCTCCTGGCCGACCTGGGGTCCGACCATTTCGGCACGGCGCAACTCGACCCGGTCGCTGCCGTAAGTCTGCTCGAGCACCACATCCACTTGCTGCGCCAATCCTTCGAGTTCAGCCGAGGTGGTTTGCGTGCGGATCAGAAACTCATTGGGCTCGTCGCCGAACTGCTGAATGCCGATGGGACCAAGGTCAACGCCGGCGAGCGCCTCGCGAATCTCGGCGGGGTTGGTGTCGACCTCGAATTTGACCTGGACGAGCATCCCCCCGGCAAAGTCGATGCCGTAATTGGGACCGCCCTTGGCGATCAGCGAGACCACCCCGATGAGGATCATCGCCAGGCTGAAAATAACGGCGAGCTTGCGCTTGCCGATGAAATCGATGTTGGTTTCGGACTTGATCAACCGCATGAATGGCTCCTTATGCCTTTAACCGATGCTTATCCGCTTGGCACGGCCCGTATTCAGAAAATAGTCGAAAACCGTCCGTGTTACGAATATGGCGGTAAACAAGGAGGCAATGATCCCCACCGACAAGGTTACGGCAAAGCCTTTGACCGGGCCGGTGCCGAACTGGAACAAAACCAGCGCGGCGACCAAAGTGGTGATGTTGGCGTCGATGATGGTCGAGAACGCCTTGCTGTAACCGGCCTCCAGAGCGGCGCGCGCCGTTTTGCCGATGCGCAACTCCTCACGGATGCGCTCGAAGATAAGTACGTTGGCATCCACGGCCATACCGACGGTGAGCACGATTCCGGCGATACCTGGCAGCGTCAAGGAGGCCTTGAACATGCTCAGCATGGCCATGATGAAAACCAGGTTGAGTACCAGGGCAAGAATGGCAACCAGCCCGGAGAGCCCGTAGTAAAGGGCGATGGCCACCACCACTAGGGCGCCGCCGACGGTAATGGACACGATTCCCTGCTGAATGGAGTCACGTCCCAGGGAGGGACCGACGGTGCGGTTTTCAAGAATCTGCACCGGTGCCGGCAACGAACCGGCGCGCAGGACAATGGCCAGGTCGGTTGCCTCGCGCTCGGTAAAAGCGCCCGAAATCTGCGCGCTGCCGCCCGAAATGCGCTCACGAATGACCGGCGCTGAATAGACCGTATCGTCGAGCACGATGGCCATGCGCCGGCCGACGTTGGCCGCGGTGATCTGATCGAAGCGCCGCGCTCCCAGGGCGTTGAAGTCGATGGCCACGTAGGGCTCGCGGAAACGCGGGTCGATGCGCACCTGAGCGTCGGCCAGCAAATCTCCGGTCAACAGAGTCGCGGTGTGCACGGCGATGGGGGTTTCCGTCACGGCACCGGTGCGCGGATCGGCGCGGCGCTCGTAAAGCACCTGGGTCCCAGGCGGCAGGCGGCCTTCCGCGATGTCGCCCGCGGTGACATCTTCGGCGACCATCTTGAACTCAAGGCGGGCGGTCCTGCCGAGCAGTTCAATGGCGCGATGGGGATCCTGCACCCCCGGCAATTGAACGAGAATGCGATTGTCCGCCTGGCGTTGAAGGACAGGTTCGGTTACGCCGAACTGGTCGACGCGGTTGCGCAGGGTCTCCAGGGCCTGGCGGTGGGCGTAATCGCGAATCTGGTCGATTTCGCGGGTGCTGAACCGATAGTGCTTGGCGATGTAGCCGCCGTCCAGGGGTTGAGTCTGAACCTCAAGATTGGGGAAATTGTCGCGCATGAGGCGTTCCACCTGGCGCGCCGTTTCCTCGTCGTAAACCGTGATGCTGATGCCCCCGGCGGCCAGATCGCGCGAAACGCCGCGGTAGATCAGGTCACGCTCGCGCAGCAAGGTTTCGGTTTGATCCACCAGGGTGTCCAGACGGCTTTCGACAGCCTTGTCGACCTCAACACCGAGGATCAGGTGCATCCCGCCCTGCAGATCGAGCCCCAGGTGAATGGGGTCAAAGGCCTTGGTCCACCAGGCGGGCAACTTATCGCCGGCCAGGGTGGGCCCCAGGGCAAAGAGGGACAGAACCACCAGCAACAGGATGACCGCACCCCGTATCTTGAGGTTTTTGGACATATCGTTTAACTCTCCTTGCGATGTAAAATCCTGCGGCGCCCCGAGGGATCAGGGCGCCGCGGAGCAGAGGCGATCAGATTATTGCGCCTTTTTGTTGGCAACCGATGCACGATTGACCTTGATTTTCACACCCGTGGCGATTTCCAGGGTGACCACCGAATCCTGAATGGCGGTAATCCGGCCGTGGATACCGCCGGCCGTCACCACCTCATCGCCTGCCTGGAGGGCGTCAAGCAACTCCCGGTGCTGTTTGGCCCGCTTCTGCTGGGGCCGGATGAGCAGGAAATAAAAGATGGCGAACATGAGCACCAGCATGATGATGCCCGAATAAGGGTTGCCCTGCTGGGCGCCGTTTCCGGCCATGGCGAAAGCTTCAGAAACCATTGTGTGAATCCTCCTCTATGGATCGTTGATGGAGAAAAAGGGCCTTGGCGCGCGCCCTATTCCTCGGTCGACTTTGTTTGTGCCTGGCGCTGTCGGTGAAATTGGCGCCGAAACTGTGAAAAACTGCCTTCCTCGATGGCTTGGCGGACCTGAGCCATCAAGTCGAGATAGTAGTGCAAATTATGATGGGTGTTGAGCACCGAGGCCAGAATTTCGCCACTTTGGTAGAGGTGGCGCAGGTAGCCCCGGCTGTAATTACGGCAGACATAGCAGCCGCAGGCCGGATCAATCGGCTGATCGTCATCCTGATAGCGGGCCTGCTTGATGCTGATTTTGCCGAAGGAGGTGAACAACACGCCATTGCGCGCGTTGCGGGTCGGCATGACGCAGTCGAACATGTCCACCCCGCGGTAAATTCCTTCGATCAGGTTCTCCGGCGTACCCACTCCCATGACGTAGCGCGGCCGGTCCTGAGGCAGAAGCGGCAGGGTGAAATCCATGGCCTCGTACATAACCTCGGCCTCCTCGCCCACCGACAAACCGCCGACGGCGTAACCGTCAAAGCCGATCTCCTGCAACTGGTCGCTGCTCAGGCGCCGCAAATCGGCATGCATGCCACCCTGAACGATGCCGAACAGGGCCTGTTGCGCCTCCTCGCCCAGAGCCTGCTTGCAGCGCAGAGCCCAACGGGTGGAGCGTTCGGTCGAGTGCAGCACATATTCACGCGTGGCG
Proteins encoded in this region:
- a CDS encoding tetratricopeptide repeat protein gives rise to the protein MKKETWILAGAALVIGVLLGVIIANTGGKESAPARTATPPASAPNVMLQQNIQMLEEIVRKEPGNRSAWVQLGHNYFDSNQPMKAIEAYNKALEMDPNDPDVITNQGVMFRRVGWYDRAIENFRKANEMNPFHPQSLYNLGVVYRYDLQDLDKAHQAWSRYVELHPSGQGVEQLRAELRAIEALRQ
- the secD gene encoding protein translocase subunit SecD; its protein translation is MSKNLKIRGAVILLLVVLSLFALGPTLAGDKLPAWWTKAFDPIHLGLDLQGGMHLILGVEVDKAVESRLDTLVDQTETLLRERDLIYRGVSRDLAAGGISITVYDEETARQVERLMRDNFPNLEVQTQPLDGGYIAKHYRFSTREIDQIRDYAHRQALETLRNRVDQFGVTEPVLQRQADNRILVQLPGVQDPHRAIELLGRTARLEFKMVAEDVTAGDIAEGRLPPGTQVLYERRADPRTGAVTETPIAVHTATLLTGDLLADAQVRIDPRFREPYVAIDFNALGARRFDQITAANVGRRMAIVLDDTVYSAPVIRERISGGSAQISGAFTEREATDLAIVLRAGSLPAPVQILENRTVGPSLGRDSIQQGIVSITVGGALVVVAIALYYGLSGLVAILALVLNLVFIMAMLSMFKASLTLPGIAGIVLTVGMAVDANVLIFERIREELRIGKTARAALEAGYSKAFSTIIDANITTLVAALVLFQFGTGPVKGFAVTLSVGIIASLFTAIFVTRTVFDYFLNTGRAKRISIG
- the pheA gene encoding prephenate dehydratase, with the protein product MAEDKLGPLRRKIDEIDDRILELLNERARVVIEVGHAKAGEQKEFYVPSREQAIYRRLSEKNSGPFPAEAIRSVYREIISACLSLEEPMKVAFLGPQATFTHVAAMQQFGLSARLVPLKSISAVFEEVQRGRAHYGVVPVENSNEGIVSHTLDMFMGSDLKVIAEILLEISHDLLSRSGRLEEVRKVVSHPQALAQCRRWLEENLPEVPLVDVASTALAAQMATEDESAAAIASEMAASFYGLKVVKAKIADNPNNFTRFLVVGRTTPERSGKDKTSIMFSVKDEPGILYRMLEPFSKRQINLSKIESRPLKSKAWEYIFFLDLEGHVADPAVAEAIAELQSYCQFLKVLGSYPKARP
- the tgt gene encoding tRNA guanosine(34) transglycosylase Tgt, whose protein sequence is MTPFQFALLNTDPQSAARRGRIRTSRGDIETPIFMPVGTQATVKGMLPEGLKDIGAQIILANTYHLFLRPGHERVRRFGGLHRFMNWDRPILTDSGGFQVFSLGELRRITEEGVVFQSHLDGSRHLLSPELSVAVQQALGADIIMAFDECIPYPATREYVLHSTERSTRWALRCKQALGEEAQQALFGIVQGGMHADLRRLSSDQLQEIGFDGYAVGGLSVGEEAEVMYEAMDFTLPLLPQDRPRYVMGVGTPENLIEGIYRGVDMFDCVMPTRNARNGVLFTSFGKISIKQARYQDDDQPIDPACGCYVCRNYSRGYLRHLYQSGEILASVLNTHHNLHYYLDLMAQVRQAIEEGSFSQFRRQFHRQRQAQTKSTEE
- a CDS encoding right-handed parallel beta-helix repeat-containing protein — encoded protein: MRCYLTCVVLLVVLSGCTLAARPITGDLHGEIFWENTVYLRGDVTIEEGATLHIVPGTQVVFLPPVEGEDLLRIHPFFPGSELIVRGRILARGTAEAPIVFRAAREDAGAGSWGAVNLRQSPEAVFSHCIFTQADSAIHSFDSQVRVTQSIFQDNLVALRFNTSDMHISHNLIRGNDAGIRFHYGAPVIEFNHLVDNGRAFFFTSHPRDYVIRYNNILDSRDYAAVLGEEVPEDVLMADNHWGTNDPERIEARFFDGRRLSYLGNILYLPLAQHPFPDAGPAWSP
- the secF gene encoding protein translocase subunit SecF, translating into MRLIKSETNIDFIGKRKLAVIFSLAMILIGVVSLIAKGGPNYGIDFAGGMLVQVKFEVDTNPAEIREALAGVDLGPIGIQQFGDEPNEFLIRTQTTSAELEGLAQQVDVVLEQTYGSDRVELRRAEMVGPQVGQELRTKGMLAIFYAMVGILIYVTWRFEFRFALGAIVALMHDVLITLGLFSLFGREIDLPIVAAFLAIIGYSLNDTIIVYDRIRENMAKNAREGLPAVINKSINQTLSRTLLTSGTTLMVVLALFIFGGGVIHNFAFALLIGVIVGTYSSIFVASPILIFWENWRPRKEPQTDEVAEEVAS
- the yajC gene encoding preprotein translocase subunit YajC; its protein translation is MVSEAFAMAGNGAQQGNPYSGIIMLVLMFAIFYFLLIRPQQKRAKQHRELLDALQAGDEVVTAGGIHGRITAIQDSVVTLEIATGVKIKVNRASVANKKAQ
- a CDS encoding prephenate dehydrogenase; protein product: MTKDTFYIPRLAIVGVGLIGGSLALALREAGAVGEVIGIGRGLANLEKALELGIVDRITQDAVAGTREADLVFLATPVCKLGEVAAAIIPHLKRGAVITDGGSVKAQVIAAIEPLLRPGVSFVPGHPIAGTEKSGAEAAFATLYHHRRCILTPTQNTESDALEMVERMWRTAGSEVVVMDAEKHDRILAAISHLPHMVAYSLVNAVGSYDRYEENILEYSAGGFRDFTRIASSDPSMWRDIALTNRAALLEMMERFEHFLAELKEDVRSGEGERLYEFFQRSKELRDNIL
- a CDS encoding pyridoxal phosphate-dependent aminotransferase; protein product: MAIADKVQGCIERSSWIRKMFEEGAALREKYGADNVFDFTLGNPAVEPPEAFRAQLLELAQRPLIGMHRYMNNAGHEQTRAAVAEILAEKSGLPVAARHVIMTCGAGGALNVILKTILNPGEEVIILTPYFVEYKFYIDNHGGVPVEVWTNRDTFQPDIDAIAAAIGPKTRALILNSPNNPTGVIYPRETLAALGRMLEEKEKELGRQIYVISDEPYARLSYDDKQVPAIFACIRNAVIATSHSKDLALPGERIGYLAANPQMREIELFMEGAVFCNRVLGFVNAPALMQLLVAGLQRASVDVAEYQHKRDVLYNHLSKLGFEMVKPDGGFYLFPKSPLADDVEFVKTAQRHNLLLVPGSGFGAPGFFRIAYCVDLAMIERSLPAWDKLAAETLRP
- the recJ gene encoding single-stranded-DNA-specific exonuclease RecJ, with amino-acid sequence MEPISRRRWLPRQAHQVLAQITQLGAALNLSPLCARVLAGRGLVDPEQAGVFLQARLAALPDPGLLRSMDRAAERLARAVREQHPVEVHGDYDVDGISAAALLVESLRAMGAQVDFHIPLRLRDGYGLSAEALRAAQARGKHLVVSVDCGISAVAEARLAAELGLDLIITDHHQPPQELPRALALINPHLPDDTFPDKHLAGVGVAFFLALAVRRELRAQGWFHSRPEPDLKQVLDLVALGTIADIVPLTGVNRILTRAGLDLMAQDRRPGLAALRQVAGVREINCGAVGFQLAPRLNAAGRLEDAAAAVRLLLTEDAQEARAIAEQLDACNRQRQAIEAETFSQALERLAKLDQPQRNSIVLADERWHPGVIGIVASRLVERFHRPTVLIALEQGRGKGSARSIRGFHLYQALERCSTELQGFGGHEYAAGLTLSAHQVESFDARFENVAHEWLDEEALLPQMLHDGEVELTAFAQADVAELAALAPFGPGNPEPLFRVNGAVFERPRCVGRDHLQFQLRQDDLSLPCIAFGAAARWQGIKGRVDVLCTPQINRWQGRDSVQLRVKDLRENG